The proteins below are encoded in one region of Manis pentadactyla isolate mManPen7 chromosome 2, mManPen7.hap1, whole genome shotgun sequence:
- the LOC130680612 gene encoding LOW QUALITY PROTEIN: relaxin receptor 2-like (The sequence of the model RefSeq protein was modified relative to this genomic sequence to represent the inferred CDS: inserted 2 bases in 1 codon): MGAALNGVAAPRRDPEPQIIALTEGTVTPLCPKGYFPCGNLTKCLPRAFHCDGVNDCGNGADEGNCGDTSGWATIFGTVHGNANNVTLTQECFLDQFPQRCDCKETELECVDAGLKFVPVTSSNATLLSLKKNKFTVFQIKXFIKYTELIKIFLQHNCIRHVSRKAFFGLHNLQILYLSHNCITALRPGVFKDLHQLTWLVVSSICGLSTPPDASSSGIQSCDNPQYLQTFPVPLGEHHLLKTTHQETFTVTHRDLSSNMIMELPLHIFENLRLLQKLNLSSNPLLCLHKNQFENLEQLQSLDLERIEIPNINTQMFQPMKNLSHIYFKNFQYCSYAPHVRICMPLTDGISSFEDLLANNILRIFVWVIAFITCLGNLFVIGMRSIIKAENTTHAMSIKILCCADCLMGVYLFFIGFSDLKYRGQYQKYALLWVESLQCRLMGFLAVLSTEVSVLLLTYLTLEKFLAVVFPYSNLRPGKRQTSVILLGIWIVGFLIAVIPFWNEDYFGKFYGKNGVCFPLYYDQTEDVGSKGYSLGIFLGVNLLAFLIIVFSYTIMFCSIQKTALQTSEVKNHIGREVAIANRFFFIVFSDAICWIPVFVIKVLSLFRVEIPGPVTSWVVVFFLPVSSALNPILYTLTTSFFQDKFKQLLHKHRRESVFKTKNKSVSTSIVWTDDSSSLKLGVLNKIALGDSMGKPIS; the protein is encoded by the exons ATGGGGGCTGCGCTGAATGGTGTGGCTGCCCCTCGTAGAGATCCTGAGCCCCAG ATAATTGCACTGACTGAAGGTACAGTCACTCCTTTGTGCCCAAAAGGATATTTTCCCTGTGGGAATCTGACCAAGTGCCTGCCCCGGGCTTTCCACTGCGACGGCGTGAACGACTGCGGGAACGGGGCTGACGAGGGCAACTGCG GAGACACGAGTGGATGGGCAACTATATTTGGCACAGTCCATGGAAATGCTAATAATGTGACATTGACACAGGAGTGCT TTCTAGACCAGTTTCCACAGCGTTGTGACTGCAAAGAAACTGAGCTGGAATGCGTGGATGCTGGCTTAAAGTTTGTGCCCGTGACTTCCAGCAATGCCACCTTGCT GtctcttaagaaaaacaaattcacaGTCTTCCAGATAAA TTTTATCAAATACACAGAACTTATAAAGAT ATTCCTTCAGCATAACTGTATTAGACACGTATCCAGGAAAGCATTTTTTGGATTACATAATCTGCAAATATT ATATCTCAGCCACAACTGCATTACAGCTCTCAGACCTGGAGTATTCAAAGACTTGCATCAGCTAACTTGGCT GGTGGTCAGCAGCATCTGTGGCCTCTCTACCCCACCAGATGCCAGCAGCTCTGGCATCCAGAGTTGTGACAACCCACAGTATCTCCAGACATTTCCAGTGCCCCTGGGggaacaccatctgttgaaaaccACTCACCAGGAAA CTTTCACTGTCACCCACAGGGACCTGTCTAGCAATATGATAATGGAGCTACCACTGCACATTTTTGAAAACCTGAGGCTTCTACAAAAATT GAATCTGTCATCCAATCCTCTTTTGTGTCTCCATAAAAACCAGTTTGAAAACCTTGAACAACTCCAGTCTCT AGACCTGGAAAGGATAGAGATTCcaaatataaatacacaaatgTTTCAGCCCATGAAGAATCTTTCTCACAT ttattttaaaaactttcaataCTGCTCCTATGCTCCCCATGTCCGAATATGTATGCCCTTGACTGACGGCATTTCTTCATTTGAAGACCTCTTGGCCAACAATATCCTCAGAATATTTGTCTGGGTTATAGCTTTCATAACCTGCCTCGGAAATCTTTTTGTCATTGGCATGAGATCTATCATTAAAGCCGAAAATACGACTCACGCTATGTCCATCAAAATCCTTTGCT GTGCGGACTGCCTGATGGGCGTCTATCTGTTCTTCATTGGCTTTTCCGATCTGAAATACCGCGGGCAGTATCAGAAGTACGCGCTGCTGTGGGTGGAGAGCTTGCAGTGCCGCCTCATGGGGTTCCTGGCCGTGCTGTCCACCGAAGTCTCCGTGCTCTTGCTCACCTACTTGACTCTGGAGAAGTTCCTGGCCGTTGTCTTTCCCTACAGTAACCTTCGTCCTGGAAAACGGCAGACCTCGGTCATCCTCTTGGGCATCTGGATCGTGGGGTTTTTAATAGCGGTGATTCCCTTTTGGAATGAGGATTATTTTGGAAAGTTTTATGGAAAAAATggagtctgtttccccctttattaTGACCAAACAGAAGACGTCGGAAGCAAAGGATATTCTCTGGGCATTTTCCTAG GTGTGAACTTGCTGGCTTTTCTCATCATCGTCTTTTCCTATACTATCATGTTCTGTTCCATTCAAAAAACTGCCTTGCAAACTTCGGAAGTGAAGAATCACATTGGAAGAGAGGTGGCCATTGCAAATCGCTTCTTTTTTATAGTGTTCTCTGATGCCATCTGCTGGATTCCGGTATTTGTCATTAAAGTTCTTTCCCTCTTCCGAGTGGAAATACCAG GCCCAGTCACTTCCTGGGTGGTGGTTTTCTTCCTGCCGGTCAGCAGTGCCTTGAACCCCATCCTCTACACACTCACAACCAGCTTCTTCCAGGACAAGTTTAAACAGCTGCTGCACAAACACCGAAGGGAATCGGttttcaaaactaaaaacaaGAGTGTATCCACGTCCATTGTGTGGACAGATGATTCCTCTTCGCTTAAACTTGGGGTTCTGAACAAAATAGCCCTTGGCGATAGTATGGGGAAACCAATTTCCTAG